From Desulfitibacter alkalitolerans DSM 16504:
CCAGATGCAAAATGAATTGCTTTTAAGCTCAAACAGGTATAAATTCCTTGCAAAAAGGCTGCAGGATACCATAGAAAGCAGCCTAAAGGCAATGATAGATCATGCCAGGAAAGGACAGTCCCGACCCATTGGTCATGAGATAGATTTTGGCTATGAAAACAGCATACTTCCACCCCTGGAGATACCAATTGGAGATACAATCCTGCAGATAAGCGGCAGGATAGACAGGGTAGATTCGGTTTCCAACGAGAATGTAAGCTATCTATTAGTTATCGATTACAAGTCTGGGAATACCAGTTTAAAGCTGGATGAGGTCTATTACGGCTTGAGCCTCCAACTCCTTGCTTATTTGCTGGTTTGCCTCGAAAACTCTGGCCAATTAGAGTTAGATAATGCGTTGCCGGGGGGCATATGCTATTTTCGCATCCATAATCCAATTGTACGGCTGGACAAAACCCAGGATCTGGACAGGGTTGCCAGGGAGTTAAGTAAGGAATACAAGCTCAGGGGGATGGTCCTGGCCGATGAAAAATTTGTGCGTCTTATGGATAACGAGCTTATATCAGGCTGGTCACAAATGCTTCCAGTTGGAATTAAAAGTGATGGTTTTTATGAGAACTCCAGTGTATTTACCGGAGAAGAGTTTCAGCTTTTAAAAAAGCACTTTTATAAAACAATTCAGGAAACTGGACAAGAGATTTTAGAAGGCATTGTATCCATTGAACCCTTTAAAAAGGGCAGGTCAAAACCATGCAATTATTGTGACTTTAAATCAGTTTGCCAGTTTGATGTGCTTTTTAAAGAGAATAGCTACAGGGTGTTGAGGACTATTACTAATGAAACAGTCTGGGAAGAGCTTAACAGGAAAAGGGACAAGGCTTGTGGTACACAAGAAAGCCCAGTAATGAAAGAGGAAGTGTCTGCAGATTTGGATGGGGGTGACAAGCAATGAGTGAATTAACAATACAGCAGCAGGCAGTTGTAGAAGCCAGGGACTGCAACCTTCTGGTATCTGCCGGGGCAGGTGCAGGCAAGACCCATACCCTTGTGGAACGTATTATTCAGCTTGTATCAAATGAACAGCAGCCTGTGGACATTGATAGCCTCCTGGTTGTTACCTTTACCAATGCAGCAGCGGCAGAAATGAGACAGCGTATCGGGGAAGCCATAGCTGTCCAGCTTCGCAAGGGAAGCAGTTCAAAGCATTTACGCAGACAGATGAGGCTGTTGAATAAGTCCTCTATTTCCACCATCCACTCCTTCTGCCTGGATGTTATAAGGCAGAATTTTCACCAGCTGGAGCTTGATCCTGGTTTTAGAATTGCAGATGAATTGGAAAGTGATATTTTAAAGGCTCAAGTGGTTGAAAAACTTCTTGAATCATATTATGACAATGATGATGCTGATTTTTTATATCTACTGGAATGTTATGGAGGCCAAAGGGAAGACACTCCCCTCCAGAATATGCTGCTCCAGGTGTACAGCTTTGCTGTAAGCACACCCTGGCCCGGGAAATGGCTTGATGGTGTTGTTGAAGGATTTAGTAATGATGGTATTAAAGGGGTGGATGACTACCCATGGATAGACATTATCAAGGATGAGATAACTATAGAACTGCAAAGGGTTAGGGAGGTATTAGAAAGGGCTTTAAGAATAGCAAAAGCTCCTAATGGTCCTGTACCCCTTGCTGCAAACCTGGAAGATGACCTGGGTCTTGTGGATGATCTGCTTATTGCCTGCAAGGGGGCATGGGGCGAGCTGGAAAATGGCTTCCAGAACCTGACATTCAGCCGTTTGAAGAGCTGCAAAGGTGTAAGCTTTGATGAAGACCTGAAAAAGTCCATCCAGGACCTAAGGGAAGAGGTAAAAAAGAGTCTCAAGAAAATTGCAGGTCAGTATTTCTACAGAACAGAAGAGGAATTTTTAAGGGATATGTCAGCTGCTGCTCCCCTGATTAAAAAGCTTGTGGAGCTTGTCAAGGCCTTTGGCGAAGAATATAAGAGGGCAAAGCTCAGCAAGGGGCTCCTTGATTTTGGTGATTTGGAGCATTACTGTCTGGAAATATTGGCTGAACACAAGGATGCCGGAATAATGCCATCTCAAGCTGCCAGGGACCTTAGAAAAAAATTCTTGTATGTCCTGGTGGATGAATACCAGGATATAAATGAGGTTCAAGAAACAATCCTGCAGCTAGTATGCAGGGAAGCCCATGAAGGACCTAATCTGCTCATGGTTGGTGATGCAAAGCAAAGTATTTACCGATTCAGGCTTGCAGAACCTACACTTTTTCAAGGCAAACAGCAAAGCTTTTCAACCCCGGAAGGCAGTTTAAATAGAAAGATAGACCTCACAAAGAACTTCCGAAGCAGGGCTGAGGTTATTCATGGTGTAAACTTTATATTTCGCCAGATAATGACCCCTTATATAGGAGAGATGGAATATACCTCAGCTGCAGAGCTTGTTTATGGTGCTGCCTATCCTGAGGATGAAGCAGAGTGGGATAGAAGTGTAGAGCTTCTTCTGATAGATAGGGATGAGGAAATAGCATGCTCTGATAATACAGCAGAAGCTTTAGACTCGTATGAGGATGATCATGAATCTGACAAGGAGCAGGAGGATGTTTCAGATGAAGAAGAACTTGAAGTAAGCCAGGGGGAAGCCAGGGCAATTGCCCGGAAGATACAAGGCTTGATCAGCCAGGCTTACCCAGTGTTTGATAAAAGGCTTAAGGGATACAGACCCTTGGAATACAGGGACATTGTTATTCTCTTAAGGGCAGCAAGGGGCTGGTCCAATGCCTTCCTTGAAGAATTTCGTCAAAGGGATATTCCAGCCTATGCAGAGCTTAGTTCAGGCTATTTCGAGGCTGTGGAAGTGAATACCATCATGTCCCTTTTAAGGATAATAGACAACCCAAGACAGGACATACCCCTGGCAGCTGTGCTGAGGTCTCCCATTGCAGGTCTTACAGCTGAAGAGCTTGCTGCCATACGGTTAAATAAAAAAGATGGGGAATTTTATGAAGCAGTAATTGAAGCAGCAAGGGAAGACAATGCCCTTGGAAACAGGCTTAAGGCAGTTCTTCAAAAGCTGGAAAGATGGCGAACAATGGCTCGTAGGGGCAGCCTTTCACGACTTTTATGGAAGGTCTATGGAGAGACAGGATATTTAGACTTTGTGGGAGGCCTGCCAGGGGGGCAGCAAAGGCAGGCCAACCTTAGGGCACTGCATGACAGGGCAAGACAATATGAAAGCCTAAACTTCAGGGGGTTATCCCGTTTCCTTCAGTTTATAGAAACATTTCTGGAAAAGGGAAAGGATCTGGGTGAGGCCCGCAGCATGGGGGAAAGGGAAAACCTGGTAAGGATAATGAGCATTCATAAAAGCAAGGGCCTGGAGTTTCCAGTTGTCTTTGTTGCAGGCCTTGGCAAGCAGTTTAATATACAGGATTTAAACAAGGATATTTTGCTTCATAAAAAGTTTGGGTTGGGTCCAGAGTTAGTTGACAGCAAATTGCGTTTTAAACTGCCCACCCTGGCCAAGGTAGCCATAAAAAAGAAAATTCACAGGGAAAGCCTTGCAGAGGAAATGCGAATTCTTTACGTGGCTTTGACAAGGGCAAAAGAAAAGCTCATTCTTGTTGGATCAGCAAAAACTCCGGGTAAAACTATTTCAAAATGGGAACAAATCCTCTCCCGGGAAGGGTGGCAGCTTTCAGATGGGAGCCTGGCTGGAGCGAGGAACTTTCTGGACTGGCTTATACCTGCCCTGTTAAGGCACAAAAATATGGAAAAACTGCGCAGCTTTCTATCAGCTGATGATATAAAGAATATAGCAGATACCGACGTATACAATGA
This genomic window contains:
- the addA gene encoding helicase-exonuclease AddAB subunit AddA: MSELTIQQQAVVEARDCNLLVSAGAGAGKTHTLVERIIQLVSNEQQPVDIDSLLVVTFTNAAAAEMRQRIGEAIAVQLRKGSSSKHLRRQMRLLNKSSISTIHSFCLDVIRQNFHQLELDPGFRIADELESDILKAQVVEKLLESYYDNDDADFLYLLECYGGQREDTPLQNMLLQVYSFAVSTPWPGKWLDGVVEGFSNDGIKGVDDYPWIDIIKDEITIELQRVREVLERALRIAKAPNGPVPLAANLEDDLGLVDDLLIACKGAWGELENGFQNLTFSRLKSCKGVSFDEDLKKSIQDLREEVKKSLKKIAGQYFYRTEEEFLRDMSAAAPLIKKLVELVKAFGEEYKRAKLSKGLLDFGDLEHYCLEILAEHKDAGIMPSQAARDLRKKFLYVLVDEYQDINEVQETILQLVCREAHEGPNLLMVGDAKQSIYRFRLAEPTLFQGKQQSFSTPEGSLNRKIDLTKNFRSRAEVIHGVNFIFRQIMTPYIGEMEYTSAAELVYGAAYPEDEAEWDRSVELLLIDRDEEIACSDNTAEALDSYEDDHESDKEQEDVSDEEELEVSQGEARAIARKIQGLISQAYPVFDKRLKGYRPLEYRDIVILLRAARGWSNAFLEEFRQRDIPAYAELSSGYFEAVEVNTIMSLLRIIDNPRQDIPLAAVLRSPIAGLTAEELAAIRLNKKDGEFYEAVIEAAREDNALGNRLKAVLQKLERWRTMARRGSLSRLLWKVYGETGYLDFVGGLPGGQQRQANLRALHDRARQYESLNFRGLSRFLQFIETFLEKGKDLGEARSMGERENLVRIMSIHKSKGLEFPVVFVAGLGKQFNIQDLNKDILLHKKFGLGPELVDSKLRFKLPTLAKVAIKKKIHRESLAEEMRILYVALTRAKEKLILVGSAKTPGKTISKWEQILSREGWQLSDGSLAGARNFLDWLIPALLRHKNMEKLRSFLSADDIKNIADTDVYNDPSCWKCFLITRSDLGVRDQAVEASNTKILEKIKNMEVVDIDSIGFDDVEALLSWKYPFEAAVARSAVVSVTEAKGLFQEDDFLIYSGANQGSRRKDRPGFLQGSEKPRELTPVEYGSLTHKVMQHLDLEVIKENLGHEAIGDQVELMVKKEILTAREAELVKVHQVLEFFQSPLGVRILKADEVKREVIFTLAVPASAVYEDEAKSVRDVLKDECVLIRGIIDCLFYEEDGAVVVDYKTDYADHSNLAEKVNTYRSQLNLYAEAVERILKIPVKEKYLYFLSIDRAIAIS